The following nucleotide sequence is from Psychromonas sp. psych-6C06.
GCTCTCGCTGTGTAAAACCTCCGGTATTATTTGGTGATGTTTCTCGCTCAAAAGCGATGACCGTGGAATGGGCACAATACGCTCAATCATTAACAGATAAAAAGGTAAAAGGGATGCTGACTGGTCCAGTAACCATTTTAAACTGGTCTTTTGTGCGTGATGATCAACCACTTAAAACAACTTGCCAGCAAATAGCGCTAGCTATCCGTGAAGAAGTATTAGACCTTGAAAAAGCTGGTATCGATATTATTCAAATTGATGAAGCAGCCCTACGTGAAAAGCTACCATTACACCGCTCTAAATGGTCTGAATATTTAGCATGGGCAATTGAAGCATTTCGCATTACCGCTAACGGGGTGGAGGATCAAACACAGATCCATACACACATGTGTTACTCAGAGTTTAACGATATTATTGAATCGATTGCCTCAATGGATGCCGATGTTATCACCATTGAAACCTCACGTTCAGATATGCAACTATTAGATGTATTTGAAGCATTTAATTACCCAAATGCAATTGGGCCAGGTGTTTATGATATTCATTCACCAAATACACCAAATATCGATCAGATGGTTGCGCTGATGCACAAAGCATCAACACGTATTCCAAGTGAGCATCTATGGGTTAATCCTGATTGTGGATTGAAAACAAGAAAATGGAATGAAGTTGAGCCTGCACTTATCAATATGGTAAAAGCGGCACAACAACTACGTAGCCAATAATCGTAGTTACGATTATTATCATGCACTCAATGAGTAACCGATAGCCATCGATTGCTTATATTGGCCATCAGCTTTGGGTGCATAATAGCTAACTGGCTTTTGAGAAATTAGAGCAACCCCAACAGACTGCTGATCAGCAATGTATAAGGAGTTGCCTTTTCGCTTTTTGGCCATCGACTTCGCATGGCTAGCAAGAATAGAGACATCATGATAAGACTTGCAAGCAGGGGGAGGTAATGGCACACAGCCAATAGATAAACTTAGCATGGGATAAAACTGTTTTTTCCCGAAACGATCTGCGGCAGAGATTCCTCCCATCATTTGATCTTCTGGTAAATATCGATGCCTAACCCATTCACTAAACTCACTTAATATCTTCCGGCATTGTTTTTCCCAATCTCGGTTTTCAGTTATAACAATGAAATCATCACCGCCAATATGACCAATGAAATCCTGATTATCATTTATCACATCGCGCAAAATATCAGCTAATCCAGTAATAATTTGATCGCCTTTTTCATAACCATAATAATCGTTATAAGGCTTGAAGTTATCTAAATCTATATAAGCCACAACAAAAGGAGATTGTTGATTGATAAACTGCTCTAGTTTTTTATTGATAGGGACATTACCCGGCAAAAGCGTCAATGGATTCGCATGACGCGCATTACTTATTTGCATATTCGAGATCACTTTTATCAGCGCCATAATTGATCCAATGCCAGCATAGTAACCTTCTTCGGTAATGATAAACTCTAATGCCTTTTGCGCCTCTGACTGAGCATTAATCGCATCTGTCACCAGCTCAATAGGCAGCTCGCTTTCTAACATAAGTACGTTTTTATCCACGAGAGAGTGAATACTTTTTTTACCAGAAAGTTCACGCCCAAATTTAGAAAAAAGTAATTGTGTTAGACAGTTTCGCCTGATTAATCCCACTGGCTTTTGCTTTCCTGACGCGCTTAACTCAATAACAGGAATGCTTTCCCAATCTGGATTTTCATTAAATAAGGTTGCACAGTACTCAACCGTGGTTAACTCGCTAATCGCAGGTATATGGTGTAATAACTCAGCGATGATAGGCGATTGAGTATCTAAAGTTTGTGTGATCGGCTTTTTAAGAGGCAATGAAAATAATGCTTGCGATACTTTTCTTAAAGGTAATGGCGAAGGCTTAGCGATGTAAAAGCCTTGGCAAAAAGGTAACGCTATTTTTTCAATAAAGCGAAATTCTTCTGCTGTCTCGACCCCTTCTGCAACGACTTTGCAACCTAACTCTGCAGCGATATTTTTGATCGAAATAACAAACTGTTGCTTTACCTTATCGCTACCAATTCCATCCATAAAATGACGGTCAATTTTTACATAATCGGGGCGAAGTTCATTCCACATTCGAAGTCCTGAATATCCAGATCCAAGATCATCCATCGCAATTTCAAACCCCATCTCTTTATAATGCTGTAGCGCTTCACGAACCATCTGATAATTTTCAAGGGGACTATGTTCCGTTAATTCAATTACGACACGATCGGCAGATAACCCTGCTTTTTCAAGCATTTTAAGGGTTTGTCCGGCACGAAAATCGGGCTGAAAAAGCGTATCTGGACTGGCATTTAAAAACAGCTTTCCTGCTAACTTTAATCGTTGAAACTGCTGAATAGAAAGCGCACGACAGAGTAGCTCTAGTTCCACTAAACGCCCTTGTTTAGAGGCTTCATTAAAAAGATGAATTGGGGAATGAAAGTAA
It contains:
- a CDS encoding bifunctional diguanylate cyclase/phosphodiesterase; translated protein: MTATIASITLDSIIQEKNLTVYFQPIVANASGEIFAYEALIRGPINSYFHSPIHLFNEASKQGRLVELELLCRALSIQQFQRLKLAGKLFLNASPDTLFQPDFRAGQTLKMLEKAGLSADRVVIELTEHSPLENYQMVREALQHYKEMGFEIAMDDLGSGYSGLRMWNELRPDYVKIDRHFMDGIGSDKVKQQFVISIKNIAAELGCKVVAEGVETAEEFRFIEKIALPFCQGFYIAKPSPLPLRKVSQALFSLPLKKPITQTLDTQSPIIAELLHHIPAISELTTVEYCATLFNENPDWESIPVIELSASGKQKPVGLIRRNCLTQLLFSKFGRELSGKKSIHSLVDKNVLMLESELPIELVTDAINAQSEAQKALEFIITEEGYYAGIGSIMALIKVISNMQISNARHANPLTLLPGNVPINKKLEQFINQQSPFVVAYIDLDNFKPYNDYYGYEKGDQIITGLADILRDVINDNQDFIGHIGGDDFIVITENRDWEKQCRKILSEFSEWVRHRYLPEDQMMGGISAADRFGKKQFYPMLSLSIGCVPLPPPACKSYHDVSILASHAKSMAKKRKGNSLYIADQQSVGVALISQKPVSYYAPKADGQYKQSMAIGYSLSA